Within the Desulfovibrio sp. genome, the region AGCGCTGAAAACAGGGGAAGAAAGGGCAGAGCATTTTTTGTCAGTCTTCCGCAAAAGCTGTGGGCCACAATGCCCAGCAGAACAGGAACCACAACGATCTTGCTGATGGATACCATGAGTCCCCATACGTCCACAGGGATCCATACGCCACCCAGGAGCCAGGTGATCAGGGGCATGAGGATGAGAGAAAGAAACGTGCCCGCAGATGTGAGGGTTACCGCGTAGGGTACGTCACCCTTGGCGATATAGGTCAGGACGTTGGAAGCCGTGCCCCCGGGAGCAGCACCCACAAGAATGAGGCCCATGGCCATATCCGGCGGCAGGGAACACAGGTGGCAAAGAATGAAGGCCAGTATGCCCATTATGGCGAACTGTGCCGCAATGCCCCAAAAAATCCGGCCTGGGCTGGTTACAATATGGCTGAAGTCGTCAAGCCGCAGGGTCATGCCCATGCCGAACATGATGACGCCCAGCAGGATGGTGATGTGCGGAGCCACCCATAAAAAAATCTCTGGCTTCCAGAGGGCCAGACCGGAGCAGGCAATAACCACAATGCCCATGTAGCGCGTGATGGCGGCGCTGATTCTAGTAGCAAAACGCAGCAAAACAAATTCCTCCGCCAGTGGCGTCACAAGTCCTGTGGGGAATACTGGCAGAGTAGCGCTGCCTTGGCAATAGCCTCTATAAAAAGGGTACTGACACTAAAGGCTTGGACAAAATGGCACGTCTGCCGCGGCCATAGTGCGGCAGGAAGTTCACTTGTAAAAGCTCTTCCAAGCAGGTAGGCTGTTTCTTTAAGAACGCGCCCATTTGGCGCGCGTTTTCGTACCGCACTTCTGCGCAAGGCGAAAACGTCACCAAATTTTGAGGAGCATCATGAGCAACGAACCAGACAAGATTATTTATTCAATGATCCGCGTGACCAAGCGCCACGGCCAGAAGGAAGTGCTTAAAGACATTTCCCTCTCCTATTTTTATGGGGCCAAAATCGGCGTACTTGGGTTGAACGGCGCGGGCAAATCCAGCCTGCTGCGAATCCTGGCTGGCGTGGACCAGGCCTATGACGGCAAGACTGTCCTCGCCCCTGGTCACACCATAGGCTATCTGGAACAGGAACCCCTTTCCAGTGAAACGCGAACCGTGCGCGAGGTGGTTGAGGATGGCGTCAGCGATCTGACCGCCATTGCCCGTCAGTTTGAAGAGATCAACGCCAAGTTCTCCGAGCCGATGGAGCCGGACGAAATGGACGCGCTGATCACGCGGCAGGCAGAAGTGCAGGAACTCATGGACGCCAAGAACATCTGGGATCTGGATTCCCGGCTTGAAATGGCCATGGATGCCCTGCGTTGCCCCCCCGGCGACATGCCCGTGCCCCAGATTTCCGGCGGCGAGCGCCGCCGTGTCGCACTGTGCCGCCTGTTGCTGCAAAATCCCGATATTCTGCTGCTGGACGAACCAACCAACCACCTGGACGCGGAGTCCGTGGCCTGGCTTGAACGCTACCTCTCCACCTTTCCCGGCACAGTTATCGCCGTCACGCATGACCGCTACTTCCTTGACAACGTGGCGGGCTGGATTCTCGAACTGGATCGCGGGCGGGGCATTCCCTGGAAGGGCAATTATT harbors:
- a CDS encoding bile acid:sodium symporter family protein, which encodes MLRFATRISAAITRYMGIVVIACSGLALWKPEIFLWVAPHITILLGVIMFGMGMTLRLDDFSHIVTSPGRIFWGIAAQFAIMGILAFILCHLCSLPPDMAMGLILVGAAPGGTASNVLTYIAKGDVPYAVTLTSAGTFLSLILMPLITWLLGGVWIPVDVWGLMVSISKIVVVPVLLGIVAHSFCGRLTKNALPFLPLFSALTITLVVAGILAINAENILRAGFDILVAVICLNLAGLTAGSLLARFRRFDTGMGRALCISVGTKNSGLATALALAHFSPTAAIAGALYSVWQNISGALLANYFHTRPPQIPPTKDTKDQ